ATGCAAAAATGTCTTTTGAGAAAAAGGTTGTGTGTCAAACTTATACTAAAAGTTAATGGTTCAATCCTCCAccttgttggatgaaagtgtcccacattggttaatttaaggaatggtcatgggtttataatcaaagaatacatTCTCCATGGAATGAGGcctttggggaagcccaaagcaaagccataagagcttatgctcaaagtggacaatatcattccattgtggagagtcgtgttcgtctaacatggtatcacagagccatgccctaaacttagtcgtgccaatagattgacAAATCCTcgaatgtcgaacaaaggactccaaaaagaaaaagtagtcaagcctcctcgaaggcaataaaaaaagactaagacttcaaaggagttgagccttgattaagaggaggtgtactttgttcgaggggaggtgttggatgaaagtgtcccacattggttaatttagggaatggtcatgggtttataatcaaagaatacactctccattggaatggggccttttggggaaccccaaagcaaagccatgagagcttatactccattggaatgaggccttttggggaaccccaaagcaaagccatgagagcttatactcaaagtggcaAGGCAAGAATGGAACagcataaaactaaaaaaggaaATCCTCCAACTCCTATCTAGGACACACGACACACAAGAATTTCATCTTTCTGATGACAAAATTTCgtggaaaaaaatattagatttgGGAAAAACATTGATTAGTGATTTaattccaaattttcttttttgatcataaatttattcccatacttcaaagaaacaaaaacttaaCTAacaattaatgattttataaatatactaTTTTCTGAAAACCCAGAATGCATGTACTcaactaaaagaaataaatattttaaaataaaatagataaaaattcAAGTCTAGTGATGGTTGAGAATAGAGTACTCAAAAGGATAACCACAAAATTCCTTGGTCATAGATTACCTATAGGAAAGCGTTTGAAGTCCATGGTAGTCAACACTTCTCCCTAGAGTTCTCAAGTTGACCTTCAGGTTGAACTTCGAATTCTATTATCCAGAACAGACTACAACTAAACCtacttctattcttttaaattactaattttcCAATTATCCATCAAATTCGTCCTCGTGACCTCAAACTGACAAAAATGATTCGATGCGTGAAAaatgatcaacaagaatcaaacAGAGGAGAAGTAGCTAAGGATCAAAAAAGTAGATCACCAATTAACAAACTGGAGAACAGAAACGAGATGTAAATACGAAGAGGCACTGGAAGATAAGAGAAGATCCAAATAAGTACCTGTGGGGAAGGAGCAGATGAGAAATTTAGAGAGAGGTGCTGCAGCCTGAAGGGAAGCTGCAGTGCATTCAAGGCTTTAGCAAATTAATATTGGGCTATTTGGAAGAGTTCGCGTGTATCTATCTACTTGATCCAACtaataaaaaactatatattaaatatatttaaatttttattttgatgtgaaattagaaatattgctttaaaaataaataaattatttacttatatCCACTTAACCtggttttatatatatatatatcttttaaattacATGAGTTTTATGTCTTCCTAATTTTAATGTGTTTAATGTCTTgcaaatttgtttgaattttgtaaataaaaatgcttgggaaaattttattgattttttggTATTAATTAGActgatttgatttatttatgtgGTTGTTGTATTTTCGACtactaatttattaatagaaaaattaatcactatttttctcttatattTGAAAACGATACAGTAATTTAAATCTCGATTGgttttatgttataaaaaatatgatttttgtaAGTATGTCGACTaacataatttcaaatttagcaAACTTTCTAATTTCACAAgccaaaacaaaattgaattacaaaaagaaaaatagtgtagtgtaatgaataataatattagtCATTTCATGGTGGAAAAATGCCCATACTCAGTGTGGTCCCCACGGCATACCGTGGACTTGGACCTGGTAGTCGTTGACgtactctttcttttttagtttttctttactttatttttgtgagtCCCCACTcctttattataatttaaaatatttaaataaattatttttttaagtaattcaatcacaaaaattttaaatttaaatgtattttgttaggaatagatgaaaaaaatttcaaagagaaaaaaattagaataatttaaCTTTGGGTGAGCTACtcgatatttaaaaaaatatattatatataatgggccaaattgtcaattttataatgatttgtactttttaaatttagatcaCAAACATCTTGCCTTGGCGAAGGTAACACGTGTGATTGCTGATTGGTTTGTTCTTATCAATTTCCTTCACTCGCTTAGTCTTTAGCGTTACAGACACGTTAATAAAAATGACGTCAATAAAAATGATTGGTTGAGGGTTTTCGAAATTGAAGATTTGGgttatttaagttatttaatcaaattagCGAAAATATCAGTTCTCTCTGAGTTTTGAGGAATATGAAATGGAAGGGGAGAATCAGCaaagaaaaatcaatgaaaaaccTTGGGGCCTATTGGCTGAATCATCATAACCTAATACAAGGAACTAAAATTCTATTAAAACCGCCCAATTGAAGGAtgcaactaaaattttataaaattaaaaagcctaaaaatcaaacttatggggctaaatttagaatttaaatacatGGACGGAAGTAACTAATGTATttgaaatcttaaataaaaatgatcaCTATAACATGACAAATGCTATGGCAGACGTGAATATGAGGACGGTTGATATGGCGGGATTATAGGAAGACGCAAAAGCcaagaaatgaaagagagCAGAAGCCACTGAGAATTTACAGGACGGAGGATGGGAAGGCAAGGATTTCTTGACTGGTTTAAGTTGGTGTAATATGGTTTAAGGATGGCCCACGTCAAACTGACCTAACAAAAATCATTGTCATATGGTCTCTATCTAGAGAGATTCATAAGATTATTAGAGAGAGAGTTGGAGATGAGTTTTGTACCTCATCTTCCACCAGACAATTCGATTGCATCCTGTCTATGAATTGAATCTTCTCCCCATTCAAATCTTCTCTGCAGTCTCTCATACTCTTGTCTGCGAGTAACCTCCAAATGCTGCCATTCTTCCCACCTCTCTGCCAATCCCTCTCCTTCAAGCATTCGAACGACTTGCGACATTGCTGGACGGTCATCCGAACATGGCTGTGTGCATAGTAATGCAACTTGGATCATCATCTCCACCTCTTGAATGTTGTAGTTACTTAGATTCCGATCTACGATAGCATTGAGTCGCTTTTCTCTTTCTAGTTTCTTAACCTTCATAGCCAATATGACACGAAAATTAGCCACCATGGAGTGAAAATGAGCCAAAATTTGGAGAATTTAGATGTGGTAATTTAAGAATACATGGACCTGACTTTTATTAGCATAGACATTTTGCTAGTTTCTGTGTTTAATCCATAATAATGacactaatttaatttatcatAAGGAGGAAGCATATAAGATACTTatcagacaatatttacttaCATGGTCGAGTAGTAAAacatcgtcttcttcttctaagcGTGAGAAGTCGATCGCGCGCTGCCCTGTAACAAGTTCTAAAAGCATGATACCATAACCAAAAACATCAGTCCTTTCTGATGATTTTCCAGTTGATAAGTACTCCGGTGCTATGTGGCCCATTGTCCCTCGAACTTGAGTAGTGACATTAGTCTTCCTAACATCAACCAACTTTGCTAAGCCAAAATCGCCAACAACTGCTTCAAAATCTTCATCAAGCAATACATTGGCTGCCTTAACATCTCGATGAATAATCTTTGGATTGCAATGTTCATGAAGATACTCTAAACCACGAGCAGTGCCCAATGCCACACGTTTTCGAGTAGGCCAATCTAAAGCAGCCTCCCCAGGCTTAAGTTCTGCATTGGAGATTGCCAAAAAAATCAGCAGAAAACGATAGCAGCTCTTTATCAGTGTGGCATTACAATAACATTTGGCTAAATGAAAGCAAAATAGGACAGTCCTCTTGAAAGTACAAACAAGtgtaaacaaaagaaattacaagAACGAGCCCTAGTTGTTAgctatatataaaaaaaggcAGGAAATCGCTAAAAAACTTCATGATAGGCACCCAATGAAAAGCAAGAGATGTCCCAAAGATCTATAGAAACTTAGCTCAAATGTTGACggaaaaaggacaaaaaaacATAGGACATGCCCCAAAAATTTCAACGTATTTCCTACAATGAACACACCATTGCAAGCAGATAATTCCCTTTCTTTCACCTTCCACAGctaagagggaaaaaaaaaaaggaaagtcaGACGTGGAATGAACAAAATCAACGGAACAAGACATTTACTGAAAAAAATTGCCTCGAGGCTCAGAAAGACCAAACCCAACAGTCAAAGAAGCCAGACAGAAGCCGAAAATTGCACAAGGGATAGATGAGAGGAAAGATCAACTTCCTATCAAATCTAAGAATACAGAAGGCTACAACTTCCCGTCCAAGGGTCCTCCCAGACAAAGAGAGTTACCATCACGTTCCAAAAACTTCAcataattgagaaaaatagGAAGACATTGAGAAATAATGGTCTTCCAAGGGCCCCTAAAGATGCTCCTGAAAACAAAAGTTGGATCGCACTCGTCAGAATGACGGTCGTACTTGCACATATTGACCTTATTCCATAAAGCTTCAAGTTCTAAAGAGAACGCCACAAGTGGCTAAAATTACCCAGCTACACGGAATTTCACCTATTCCAATCATTCCAAACACAATCTGAATACCACCTTCCAATTCAAGAGATGAGAACCCCACCCTGCTCTACGGCCATCATATAAAGTTTCTCGTAATCTTTTCCAACTTGCCCCAACATAGTTATATATTACATAAAAACGAAGAAGACAGAATATTCGGTTGTTATATAGACAATGAAAATTGGATAGAACCCAAATTcattgaaatacaaaagataGTGCAATTATAACATAACTCCTTAAGTATTTGAGGTATTTGGAACTCCCTCTTCAGATATCGCTCACTAATCCATCTTCAAGATTGTCTAACTTCCTCCTTTCCCACTCCCTTTATTTATAACCAAATACCCTTAAAACCTCCCAGATAATTACTAATTTGCCCTTAATAGCCTAATAACATTCTTAATGGAATTCCTACAAAATGATGCCCGACAGGATGATAAGTCTAGCAACACTGAGTACATCTTCACGGCAGAGGACAATTTGTCTTCTATTAGAAGAATGTTAATTTTTCgtaaaacttcaaaatcacaataatcaaaaaagaagatgatcaTGATGATGATAAAAGTGCTCATGCTTCACAAATTCCCATAGAGGAatcagaaaataaatgatcTACAACCAATATTTGCCCTATTCCACATCCAGTATTTACACGAGCACTGgaccaattaattaatttcttagatcttagttttattaattgaatGCACGTCATCTCCAGTCTCTTCTCCTCACCTACAGACTATTAGCGTGTTCTGCAATTCCAGCATGGAATTaactgacaaaaaaaaattaagcatCTGATATATGCATATATAGTATGTATCATGCACTCTTGTTTGTGATATAGCAAAGAAATGCTCCAAACAGCATCATGTAATATATTAACATTGACGTCATTTTCTCAAATAGCAAACTTTGTATAGTGCAACTACTGCAaatgtaatataaaaaattaccaaaacaCCTTATACCTCGAAGACGGTAGGCAACACTCAAATTCTGCATAAAGGGATACACCAATAGGCGTTCTGTCTGAGTCGTACAGAACCCAATCAGCCGCAACAGATTTCTATGAACAGCTACGCTAATCATCTCAACTTCACGCTGAAAAGCAGCATCTCCCCCTGGACTTTCATAATCAGTCAACCGTTTCACTGCAACTTTGGTGCCATCGGCAAACACCCCTTTGTACACCTTTCCAAAGCCTCCTTGTCCTAAAACATTTTTCTCACTAAAGTTGTCTGTAGCATGCTGCAGTTCTCTCCATAAAAATCTTTTCAGCTGACCAAATGCAATTCTTCGATCAACTTCACCTGATTGAAAATTCAGGGAAAACAACGCTCAAAGATAATGGAATCAACAAAAACTCCAGTTCATTACCAGGggaatttcatttaaaacgTAGGAtggctgttttttttttttttccttcttccttttttttttttttttttNtttttttttttttttcaaaatgtaaGATGGTTAAATTAATCAACGAGGCAAAAACCTTCAACCGTATTAAGACATCAAACAGTTAATAACACAAGAAACTAGTTCCTAGTCCTTTATCAATCTAattggaaaaaatatatttaacttgAAACTACATGGCATTCTAGTAGCTATCTACAACTCTGTTAttttaatagtaaaaaaagtAGTGATCTAAAACAATTCAGCATGCAATTATAAAGAAGCATGTTTTGACGTTTATTGGTTGAGAATCTACTAAACATCTAGGATGTTTGAGAGACTAAAATTCTGTTACTGTCGAATAACAGTGTTTATTTTGTTGGAAAACGTTATGAGAATGTTACAAATTATTTAGATAACTGTAGTTGTCTAATAGGATCTATGAGTGACATGTGATTCGAATAATATCTCTCTTTTGATAAAAACCATATCTTTACCATTAGTTTAACTAATTTTGGTCAACTCAAGCATagttaaaatcattttaaccCTCATCAAAATGTCAAAGGTTCGACATCACACtctcacctttttttttaactaattgtTTTAATCTAACTTCGTAtgtgaaattaatttatattaatgtaacatttattacaaattacatttctaattatattaattttaacctAAACCAAATAACTATAGTGTAAATTTAAATGACTATCAAATTTTccaatttaaagttttatttaatctaagtACACTTACAGTATAGCTATACTTTAATTAGCATGTGAAAGAATGTCagttaatatattatataatttagcagaaatttgttttgtaaggaaatgtaatatataaatatcataGTGTTTATTAATGGTCAACTTGGATATAGCTTAATTGAATAAGGTATATGTCCTCAACTTATTactataaaactaaaaataaaaaataaagagaattgataaatgaaatatttaaataccaTAAACGCATGGATCTTAATTGATATGATAATTCGTAACATAGtctaaactttaaatatcaaacaaaaaacagaaacaaaacaatttaGTTTCTAGATAGATGCTTATTCCATTAAATACTACCAAAAAAATGGCATAAATGTTTTTGTCACAAAAAAAGCATACTTTAAATTGCATAATCCACATTAATAATCCAATAACAGCACAAAATTTACCTGCAACATCTACGAACTCTTCGCGCTTGTAGCCTTTATATCTACCCTTgcacaagaaaaataatacaCCGACCAAAAGGAGAGCAACAGTAAACCCAGCTATAATTCCAACAATAAGGCCAACCTTAGGTTTATTCGAAGAACCTGACAAGATGATAAACTTTCacatttttcttccaattaaGGAGTGACAAAGTAATCAAAATATAGGAAAAACTGTTCTCCAAGCCCAAGATAAATCTGATCCAATAACCTGAGTTTGAACTGTCTGAAGCACAGGCATGCAGAAACTTCCCGCTACAATCTAACTTGTTTCCAGAAAAGCTGTgataaacaaaacaattcaACATCATCTGGAAAAACAGCCTAGGGCACCAATCATCAATTTTCTCAAACCAAGATAATCAAGCTACGTCCAACTGGAAAAAGGTAGCGCTGCCATTCCTAACTTTGATTTCTAAGTAACTGTTGAACAAGTTCTCCAGTGATTAGATATCTACCTAGATAGTATTCAAAAGTTCTACATActtgaattttgaagtttgaaataACTGCTCCGGAATTGGGCCCGTGAGATCATTTGAGTCAAGAAGCCTGTAGAAGAATCataatcaagaaattaagaaCTGAAGAACACTTATTTAACGAAGTCCGAAGTTTTTCAAACTTAGTCTCAGACGCACAATGGAAAACTTACAGACTAATCAAGCTAGGAATGCTTGAGAGTGACTCAGGAATAGTCCCAGTTAGACGATTATGACTCAGAGTTCTGCTTGAATGATAATAACGACTCATTAACTCAAAAATAAACCATCTGCATTGTAGACGCTCATAAAATGTCTTTGAAATTACAGTTCATTTGGAGCCAACTACTCACAGGAACTGTAGTTTCTGAAGATTACCCAGGGACGATGGTATATGGCCAGTTAGGCTGTTATTTCCCAAATCCAAACTGACCAAATTTGTCAAGTTTCCAAAATCCTTTGGTATCTCTCCAGTTATGTGATTCCCCTGCAAAATCCTGCAGTAGatgaatatatattaatgaagaTGCTCTACACTTCATCGTCAACAAGCATATATACATGCACTCCAAAACCAAGTTTACAAATTTAACGgccaataaattataatatgctTTTCAGAATTTAAGGTTATCAGAGATAAGCATGCCTTCGTTCTAACCCTTTCCCAAAACTATAAACATAAACGAGACAGTCAGACCAAGTGATGCAAGCAATTATACCTTCCTAGAGAGTAAAATCTTAGGCTTGGTAAATTTCAGGAAATCCAATAATAAGAATACAGTTCGGCAGCTATTAAGCAAGCTTAGTGCTTTAATGGAAATAGTATTTCTTAGTTGGTTGAAGACTTTTGATCTTTTACATTGGGATTTCTTTGGAAAATCAATGATAAAAGGCAAGTTccaattatgaaattttaatacgATACATATTTACAATACAAAACTCTGTTCATCGAACAAAACAAAGTTTTATCCAAGATGACCTTAAGTGTGTGTGTATATTATATTGCACACAATGAAACCacacaacaataaaaaatcGAGAAAAGTATAATAAAACATCCGGTTAAATCATGCAACATGAAGTATTTAGGGGGCAAATTCTTGGACACACAAGAACACACTACTCACAGCGTTGAAAGTGATTTGAGAACTCCAATTTTCGGGGACAAAGTTCCAGTAAAGCCCATAGCTGACAAGGATCTGAGAAAGTTAAATGCAACATAAGCAAAGTCCAGACTTGAAAGCTTTTATATTGGCAAGTAACAAGTATAATACAGCAACACTGAAGAGAAAAATAGGGAAATGAGTACATTGAAGTATATCTTACACAGAGATCACATTGTTTCCATTACATATAACACTGGTCCAAGTACATGGATTGACTTGATTTGGGTTCCAATCTGTGAGCTGATTTTCTGTTGCATTCAATGCGCGTCTCAATGAAAACAGAGCATCACCTAGAGGAGAGCAGAACGACATTCATCAAGG
This genomic window from Cucurbita pepo subsp. pepo cultivar mu-cu-16 chromosome LG01, ASM280686v2, whole genome shotgun sequence contains:
- the LOC111793686 gene encoding probable LRR receptor-like serine/threonine-protein kinase At5g10290; translated protein: MKMMLVRMGELYLTILLLACFHNFALSDYQGDALFSLRRALNATENQLTDWNPNQVNPCTWTSVICNGNNVISVSLSAMGFTGTLSPKIGVLKSLSTLILQGNHITGEIPKDFGNLTNLVSLDLGNNSLTGHIPSSLGNLQKLQFLTLSHNRLTGTIPESLSSIPSLISLLLDSNDLTGPIPEQLFQTSKFNFSGNKLDCSGKFLHACASDSSNSGSSNKPKVGLIVGIIAGFTVALLLVGVLFFLCKGRYKGYKREEFVDVAGEVDRRIAFGQLKRFLWRELQHATDNFSEKNVLGQGGFGKVYKGVFADGTKVAVKRLTDYESPGGDAAFQREVEMISVAVHRNLLRLIGFCTTQTERLLVYPFMQNLSVAYRLRELKPGEAALDWPTRKRVALGTARGLEYLHEHCNPKIIHRDVKAANVLLDEDFEAVVGDFGLAKLVDVRKTNVTTQVRGTMGHIAPEYLSTGKSSERTDVFGYGIMLLELVTGQRAIDFSRLEEEDDVLLLDHVKKLEREKRLNAIVDRNLSNYNIQEVEMMIQVALLCTQPCSDDRPAMSQVVRMLEGEGLAERWEEWQHLEVTRRQEYERLQRRFEWGEDSIHRQDAIELSGGR